The Halopseudomonas sabulinigri genome window below encodes:
- a CDS encoding monovalent cation/H+ antiporter subunit A yields the protein MTLALIVILPLLGSLLPLLFNNHGRSLCATMTMLAPVIGMVLLWQQASAVFAGETLVQTWRWLDLLGLHISFRLDGLSFLFALMILGIGLLVILYARYYLAKKDPMGRFFAYLLLFMSAMLGVVLSENLLLMMFFWEMTSLSSFLLIGYWSHSTDARKGARMALAVTGAGGLALLAGVLLIGQVVGSYQLSDVFAAGNLLREHALYPVILVLVLLGVFTKSAQFPFHFWLPHAMAAPTPVSAYLHSATMVKAGVFLLARLYPALADTDLWFYIVSSAGMATLLVGACTALFQHDLKGLLAYSTISHLGLITLLFGLDTRLAAVAAVFHIINHATFKASLFMAAGIIDHETGTRDMRRINGLLRYMPHTATLAMVAASAMAGVPLLNGFLSKEMFFSETLEQHMLGSFSWLIPLGATLGGVFSVAYSLRFVHDVFFNGKPVNLPKYPPHEPPRYMKVPVEILVAMCLMVGLAPGLTVAGLLAVAAQATIGTTLPEYSLAIWHGFNLPLLMSVVALVVGVAVYAARRPLFDWYARQPELDAKLVFERLVQSLVRGAGQFTLMLENASLQRYLACLLGSALLVSGWWLYKLPSLRGEVALTPIDGTSLAVALIMSVAALATVFWHRQRLVSLTMLSVVGLGVVLAFARFAAPDLALTQISVEVVTIVLLMLALFFLPARSPRESSVLRRGRDLLLALLCGLLVAALAFAVLTRPYDSIAGFFLQNSLTGGGGSNVVNVILVDFRGFDTMGEITVLAIAAIGIYALIDGLRLRLPGGDSLGKPWAKRGELLMLVNLSRVLLPLALLISVYIFLRGHNLPGGGFIAGLITAVALILQYVASGEEWTSRRWPVNYHYLAAAGVLIAAATGAGSWLFGYPFLTSAFDHFHIPLVGDIELATAMLFDLGVYLTVVGATLLILANLGKLSQLPSRGGDF from the coding sequence ATGACCTTGGCGCTTATCGTCATCCTTCCCCTGTTGGGCAGCTTGCTGCCATTGCTGTTCAATAATCACGGTCGTTCATTGTGCGCCACCATGACCATGCTGGCCCCGGTCATTGGCATGGTGTTGCTCTGGCAACAGGCGTCGGCGGTGTTCGCCGGTGAAACACTGGTGCAGACCTGGCGTTGGCTCGACCTGCTGGGGCTGCACATCAGTTTTCGCCTCGACGGCCTGAGTTTCCTGTTTGCACTGATGATCCTCGGCATCGGTCTGCTGGTCATTCTCTACGCCCGCTATTACCTGGCGAAGAAAGACCCCATGGGCCGTTTCTTTGCGTATCTGCTGCTGTTCATGTCGGCCATGCTGGGCGTGGTGCTGTCGGAAAACCTGCTGCTGATGATGTTCTTCTGGGAGATGACCAGTCTGTCATCTTTCCTGCTGATCGGTTACTGGTCGCATTCCACAGATGCCCGCAAGGGTGCGCGCATGGCGCTGGCGGTTACCGGCGCGGGTGGCCTGGCGCTGCTGGCCGGTGTGTTGCTGATTGGCCAGGTGGTGGGCAGCTATCAACTGAGCGATGTATTTGCCGCTGGCAACCTGCTGCGCGAGCACGCGCTTTACCCGGTAATACTGGTACTGGTGCTGCTGGGCGTGTTTACCAAGTCGGCACAGTTCCCGTTTCACTTCTGGCTACCGCACGCCATGGCGGCGCCGACCCCGGTTTCTGCGTACCTGCACTCGGCAACCATGGTCAAGGCCGGGGTATTCTTGCTGGCACGGCTTTATCCCGCGCTGGCCGACACCGACCTTTGGTTTTACATCGTCAGCAGTGCCGGTATGGCCACACTGCTGGTGGGTGCCTGTACGGCGTTGTTTCAGCATGATCTCAAGGGCTTGCTGGCCTATTCGACCATCAGTCATCTGGGGCTGATTACGCTGCTGTTTGGTTTGGATACGCGCCTGGCCGCCGTCGCGGCGGTATTCCACATTATCAACCACGCGACCTTCAAGGCTTCGTTGTTCATGGCCGCCGGTATTATCGATCATGAAACCGGCACCCGTGACATGCGGCGTATCAACGGCCTGCTGCGGTACATGCCGCATACTGCCACGCTGGCGATGGTGGCGGCGTCGGCCATGGCCGGGGTGCCGCTCCTCAACGGCTTCCTGAGCAAGGAAATGTTCTTTAGCGAGACGCTGGAACAGCACATGCTGGGTAGCTTCAGTTGGTTGATTCCCCTGGGCGCCACGCTCGGTGGGGTGTTCTCTGTCGCTTACTCGCTGCGTTTCGTGCACGACGTGTTTTTCAACGGTAAGCCGGTCAATCTGCCCAAATACCCACCCCATGAGCCGCCGCGCTATATGAAGGTGCCGGTCGAGATTCTGGTTGCCATGTGTTTGATGGTGGGCCTCGCGCCAGGACTCACCGTGGCGGGGCTGTTGGCGGTTGCCGCGCAGGCCACGATCGGCACGACCCTGCCTGAATACAGTCTGGCTATCTGGCATGGCTTCAACCTGCCACTGCTGATGAGTGTGGTGGCGCTGGTAGTGGGTGTGGCGGTCTATGCTGCCCGTCGTCCCCTGTTTGATTGGTATGCACGGCAACCCGAGCTGGATGCCAAGCTGGTGTTTGAGCGGCTGGTGCAATCACTGGTGCGCGGTGCAGGGCAATTTACGCTGATGCTGGAGAACGCTTCGCTGCAGCGCTATCTGGCTTGTTTGCTGGGTTCAGCGTTATTGGTCAGCGGCTGGTGGTTGTACAAACTGCCGAGCCTGCGTGGCGAAGTAGCGCTCACGCCGATTGATGGCACCAGTCTGGCGGTGGCGCTGATCATGTCGGTGGCGGCATTGGCAACTGTGTTCTGGCATCGTCAGCGGCTGGTGTCGCTGACCATGCTCAGTGTGGTGGGGCTTGGTGTGGTGCTGGCGTTCGCGCGTTTTGCCGCGCCGGACCTGGCACTGACGCAGATCTCGGTCGAAGTGGTTACCATCGTCCTGTTGATGCTGGCACTGTTTTTCCTGCCGGCGCGCTCGCCGCGTGAGTCCTCGGTATTACGGCGTGGCCGCGACCTGCTGTTGGCGTTGCTCTGCGGTCTATTGGTGGCGGCATTGGCCTTTGCCGTGTTGACGCGACCCTACGACAGTATTGCCGGCTTCTTCTTGCAGAACAGCCTGACCGGTGGTGGCGGCAGCAACGTGGTGAACGTGATTCTGGTTGACTTCCGTGGCTTCGATACCATGGGTGAGATCACCGTGCTGGCGATTGCGGCTATTGGTATCTACGCGCTGATCGACGGCCTGCGTTTGCGTCTGCCGGGCGGTGACAGCCTCGGCAAGCCCTGGGCGAAGCGCGGTGAGCTGCTGATGCTGGTCAACCTGTCGCGGGTGCTACTGCCGCTGGCCCTGCTGATCTCGGTGTATATCTTCCTGCGGGGTCACAATCTGCCCGGGGGTGGTTTTATCGCTGGGCTGATTACCGCGGTGGCGCTGATACTGCAATACGTTGCCAGTGGCGAGGAGTGGACTTCACGCCGCTGGCCAGTGAACTACCACTACCTGGCGGCGGCCGGGGTATTGATCGCGGCCGCCACCGGCGCTGGCAGCTGGCTGTTCGGTTACCCGTTCCTCACCAGTGCCTTCGACCATTTCCATATTCCATTGGTGGGCGACATCGAGTTGGCCACCGCCATGCTGTTTGATCTGGGGGTTTATTTGACGGTCGTTGGTGCCACCCTGTTGATCCTCGCCAACCTCGGCAAGCTGTCGCAGCTGCCATCGCGTGGGGGGGATTTCTGA
- a CDS encoding K+/H+ antiporter subunit F, whose amino-acid sequence MLQAVILFCLGVMSVALILTFVRLIKGPDLPDRILAMDTLYINGIAVIMLFGLYLDSNLFFEAALLIAVMGFVSTVAIAKHLMRGNIIE is encoded by the coding sequence ATGCTCCAGGCCGTGATTCTGTTTTGCTTGGGTGTAATGAGCGTTGCGTTGATTCTGACCTTTGTGCGTCTGATCAAGGGGCCTGATTTACCTGACCGCATTCTGGCCATGGATACCCTGTATATCAACGGCATCGCGGTGATCATGCTGTTCGGCCTGTATCTGGATTCAAACCTGTTTTTTGAGGCCGCACTGCTGATTGCGGTAATGGGCTTTGTCAGCACCGTGGCCATTGCCAAGCACCTGATGCGCGGCAACATCATCGAATAG
- a CDS encoding Na+/H+ antiporter subunit G, protein MNEPSWIEWLIAALLLTGSLFALIGSIGLVKLPDFFMRLHGPTKATTLGVGSMVLGSMLYFSLQAGEPSLHELLITFFLFLTAPVSAQMLAKAAMHEKLRREPRTRGEPWEQ, encoded by the coding sequence ATGAACGAACCAAGCTGGATCGAATGGTTGATCGCCGCACTGCTGCTGACCGGTAGCCTGTTCGCGCTGATCGGCTCCATCGGGCTGGTCAAGCTGCCAGACTTTTTCATGCGCCTGCACGGCCCGACCAAGGCGACTACGCTTGGCGTGGGTTCCATGGTGCTGGGCTCGATGCTGTATTTCTCGCTGCAGGCCGGTGAGCCCAGCCTGCATGAGTTGCTGATTACCTTTTTCCTGTTTCTGACAGCGCCAGTCAGTGCGCAGATGCTGGCCAAGGCGGCCATGCATGAGAAACTGCGGCGCGAACCTAGGACCCGAGGCGAGCCCTGGGAGCAGTAG
- a CDS encoding Na+/H+ antiporter subunit C translates to MELMYALLIGLLTSCGVFLMLRARTFPVVIGLTLLSYAVNLFLFAMGRIGEAVPAVLSDRTDYADPLPQALVLTAIVIGFAMTAFALVLALRAQGELDSDHVDGKGDR, encoded by the coding sequence ATGGAGCTGATGTATGCGCTGCTTATCGGCCTGTTGACCAGTTGCGGGGTGTTTCTCATGTTGCGCGCCCGCACTTTCCCGGTGGTCATCGGCCTGACCTTGCTCAGCTATGCGGTCAACCTGTTTCTGTTCGCCATGGGGCGCATTGGTGAGGCGGTGCCGGCGGTGCTGAGCGACCGCACGGATTATGCAGACCCCTTGCCACAGGCGTTGGTGCTGACCGCCATTGTGATCGGCTTTGCCATGACCGCGTTTGCTCTGGTGCTGGCCTTGCGTGCACAGGGTGAGCTGGATAGTGACCATGTTGATGGCAAGGGGGATCGTTGA
- a CDS encoding Na+/H+ antiporter subunit E → MSLLKRVLPHPWLSLSMLIGWQLLMNSVSAGSLIMGAVLACLIPWLTNVFWPNPPLSCRVDRLLLFVWRVLVDILLANLQVAKLILGPRRELRPAFVEYPISLEHEFSISVLASTISLTPGTVSADISADRKTLLIHGLDVKDEQQLIEHIRRRYEQPIKEVFECSRP, encoded by the coding sequence ATGAGCCTGCTCAAGCGCGTGCTGCCGCACCCCTGGCTGAGCCTGTCGATGCTGATAGGTTGGCAGTTGCTGATGAACAGCGTGTCGGCGGGTAGCCTGATCATGGGCGCGGTGCTGGCTTGCCTGATCCCCTGGCTGACCAATGTGTTCTGGCCCAATCCGCCGCTGAGCTGCCGGGTTGACCGTTTGCTGCTGTTCGTCTGGCGGGTGCTGGTGGATATCCTGTTGGCCAATCTGCAGGTCGCCAAGCTGATTCTCGGCCCGCGCCGCGAACTGCGCCCGGCTTTTGTGGAATACCCCATCAGCCTGGAACACGAGTTTTCCATCAGTGTGCTGGCCAGTACCATCTCGCTGACGCCCGGCACCGTTTCGGCGGATATCAGCGCCGACCGCAAGACCCTGCTGATCCATGGGCTGGACGTAAAGGATGAGCAGCAGCTGATCGAGCATATCCGGCGCCGCTATGAGCAGCCGATCAAGGAGGTATTCGAATGCTCCAGGCCGTGA
- a CDS encoding SOS response-associated peptidase, producing MTGRLAQFTPPHASTPGDWQPDWNLPPGARVLILRKQAARLECVPVLWNLTPAWLTDFSRASFNARAEFLHEKPMFKQALAQRRCLLPVNGYYLWKSNGTRKHPWYLRRRESGLALAGLWERYQLDDGQYWDSCALITAPAKGLPAKLAERMPVALNSGEQAIWLAEATAVTALQPLLMNAEAQVEMMHPVASAVSSPLTKGPHCCNPHGPVQTLN from the coding sequence ATGACCGGACGTCTTGCCCAGTTCACCCCGCCGCACGCCAGTACTCCCGGCGATTGGCAACCCGACTGGAATCTGCCACCCGGCGCGCGCGTTCTGATATTGCGCAAACAGGCGGCGCGTCTGGAATGCGTGCCGGTACTATGGAATCTGACACCCGCTTGGCTGACCGATTTTAGCCGCGCCAGTTTCAACGCACGCGCCGAGTTCCTGCATGAAAAACCCATGTTCAAACAGGCACTGGCGCAACGCCGCTGTCTGCTTCCGGTCAATGGCTATTACCTGTGGAAAAGCAACGGCACGCGCAAGCACCCCTGGTATCTGCGGCGCCGCGAAAGCGGCCTGGCACTGGCCGGGCTGTGGGAGCGTTATCAGCTGGATGACGGTCAGTACTGGGACAGTTGCGCACTCATCACCGCGCCGGCCAAGGGCTTGCCGGCCAAGCTGGCCGAGCGTATGCCGGTCGCGCTGAACAGCGGCGAGCAAGCCATCTGGCTGGCAGAGGCAACCGCCGTTACCGCCCTGCAGCCGCTGCTAATGAACGCCGAGGCGCAGGTCGAGATGATGCATCCCGTGGCCAGTGCCGTCAGCAGCCCGCTGACCAAGGGGCCGCATTGCTGCAACCCCCACGGCCCGGTTCAGACCTTGAACTGA
- a CDS encoding 1-acyl-sn-glycerol-3-phosphate acyltransferase — MGEFDAIRPYDDAEVPTVMARLLADRDLMRMLTSYRFPRLSRWFPGPLQAAVQCGLRREARGIACVDTLQHKLEPYLDRLIESSTLQVTYSGLENLQKGQSHLFLANHRDIVMDPAFVNYALYHAGHPTPRMAIGDNLLQRPFVADLMRLNKCFIVHRSLTGRREKLQAYQTMSAYISHSLRQNESIWIAQAEGRAKDGLDETDPAIIKMFCMSRKGEDFAEVIRSLRIVPVSIAYEWDPCDGMKARELEQKARLGEYRKEAGEDDRSIAMGLTGYKGRVHVAFGQPLQEDYADAKVVARAVDQQILTQYRLYPSNYLALEQQGELPVAVADWRSSFTAAEVAAEERRFAERLAAVSPAQQPYWLLQYANPVRSRLRVLEAT; from the coding sequence ATGGGCGAGTTTGATGCTATTCGGCCGTATGACGATGCTGAAGTGCCAACGGTAATGGCACGATTACTGGCCGACCGCGATCTGATGCGGATGCTGACGTCCTATCGTTTTCCGCGCCTGTCACGCTGGTTCCCCGGCCCGTTGCAGGCGGCGGTGCAGTGCGGTCTGCGCCGTGAGGCGCGGGGTATCGCCTGCGTGGACACGCTGCAGCACAAGCTGGAGCCCTATCTTGATCGTCTGATTGAAAGTAGCACTCTACAGGTGACCTACAGCGGCCTGGAAAATCTGCAGAAGGGGCAGTCTCACCTGTTTCTGGCCAACCACCGCGACATCGTGATGGATCCGGCGTTCGTCAACTATGCGCTTTACCACGCGGGCCATCCGACGCCGCGCATGGCAATTGGCGACAATTTGCTGCAACGTCCCTTCGTTGCCGACCTGATGCGGCTGAACAAGTGCTTCATCGTCCATCGCTCGTTGACCGGGCGCCGTGAGAAGCTGCAGGCATATCAGACCATGTCGGCTTATATCAGCCACTCGTTGCGGCAAAATGAGTCGATCTGGATCGCCCAGGCTGAAGGACGCGCGAAGGATGGTCTGGATGAAACCGATCCGGCGATCATCAAGATGTTCTGCATGAGTCGAAAGGGTGAGGACTTTGCCGAAGTGATTCGCTCACTGCGCATCGTACCTGTCTCCATTGCCTACGAATGGGACCCCTGCGATGGCATGAAGGCCCGTGAACTTGAGCAGAAGGCCCGTCTGGGTGAGTACCGCAAGGAAGCCGGTGAGGATGATCGTTCCATCGCCATGGGGCTGACTGGTTACAAGGGACGGGTGCATGTGGCGTTTGGTCAGCCATTGCAGGAGGACTATGCCGATGCCAAGGTGGTGGCGCGAGCGGTAGATCAGCAGATACTTACCCAATACCGTTTGTATCCCAGCAATTATCTGGCGCTGGAACAACAGGGTGAGCTGCCGGTAGCGGTGGCGGATTGGCGCAGCTCGTTCACCGCCGCCGAGGTCGCCGCCGAGGAGCGCCGCTTTGCCGAACGTCTGGCCGCGGTGTCACCCGCGCAACAGCCGTATTGGCTGTTGCAATATGCCAACCCGGTGCGCAGTCGCTTGCGGGTGCTGGAGGCAACCTGA
- a CDS encoding Na+/H+ antiporter NhaC family protein, translating into MDSTPQAPRASALLPLLLFLLIFLGSGIYYTLQGTDFAFYQLKAPVAILPAIILAMLLTQRSYRESLMTFIDGIGDRNIITMALVFLLAGAFSSVAKAIGGVDATVNLGLSVLPANMVLPGLFVIAVFISTAMGTSMGTIGALIPIALGFAEATGLSIPLAAGAVIGGAMAGDNLSIISDTTIAATRTQGVGMRDKFRLNLMIALPAMLLTLVVLFILGGSTTAAPAAEYNAWLVLPYVAVLILALSGLDVMIVLMAGILLSGITGLLVKPDYALATYGNDIYQGFAGMLEIMVLSMLIGGLSAIMKQEGGLDWLRLRIQSLTSRSAAPGRRSGETGIAGLVSLTNLFVANNTVAIIISGSVAKDLADHYSVDPRRSASLLDIFSCVVQGLIPYGAQILLAGSLAALSPLALISQVHYCWLLALMAVLAIVFGFPRVKQPPAEHAA; encoded by the coding sequence ATGGACTCTACGCCCCAGGCGCCAAGGGCATCAGCCCTGTTACCACTGCTGCTGTTTCTGCTGATTTTCCTCGGCAGCGGCATTTACTACACACTGCAAGGCACCGACTTCGCGTTTTATCAGCTCAAGGCACCGGTAGCGATACTACCCGCCATCATTCTGGCTATGCTGCTGACCCAACGCAGCTACCGCGAGAGCCTGATGACCTTTATCGACGGTATCGGCGACCGCAACATCATCACCATGGCGCTGGTGTTCCTGCTGGCCGGTGCCTTCTCCAGCGTGGCCAAGGCTATCGGTGGCGTCGACGCCACCGTGAACCTGGGGCTCAGCGTACTGCCAGCCAATATGGTGCTGCCGGGGCTGTTTGTTATCGCCGTGTTCATTTCTACCGCCATGGGCACCTCCATGGGCACCATTGGCGCATTGATACCCATTGCGCTGGGCTTTGCCGAGGCGACCGGGCTGTCGATTCCGCTGGCCGCCGGTGCCGTCATTGGCGGCGCCATGGCCGGCGACAACCTGTCGATCATCTCCGACACTACCATTGCCGCCACCCGCACCCAGGGCGTGGGCATGCGTGACAAGTTCCGACTCAACCTGATGATTGCCCTGCCCGCCATGTTGCTGACGCTAGTTGTGCTGTTCATTCTTGGCGGCAGTACCACAGCGGCGCCAGCGGCCGAGTACAATGCATGGCTGGTGTTGCCCTACGTCGCGGTGCTGATACTGGCTCTGAGTGGACTGGACGTGATGATAGTACTGATGGCCGGCATCCTGCTGTCCGGCATTACCGGCCTGCTGGTGAAGCCGGATTACGCGTTGGCTACCTACGGCAATGATATTTACCAGGGCTTCGCCGGCATGCTGGAAATCATGGTGCTGTCGATGCTGATCGGTGGGCTCTCGGCCATCATGAAACAGGAAGGCGGGCTGGACTGGCTGCGCCTGCGAATCCAGAGCCTCACCTCACGCAGCGCCGCGCCAGGCCGCCGCAGCGGTGAAACCGGGATCGCCGGCCTGGTCAGCCTGACCAACCTGTTTGTCGCCAACAACACCGTCGCCATCATCATCAGCGGCAGCGTCGCCAAGGACCTGGCTGATCACTACTCCGTCGATCCACGCCGCAGCGCCAGCCTGCTCGATATCTTTTCCTGTGTGGTGCAGGGGTTGATTCCGTACGGCGCGCAAATCCTGCTAGCCGGCTCTTTAGCGGCGCTATCGCCGCTGGCACTCATCAGCCAGGTACATTACTGCTGGCTGCTCGCGCTGATGGCGGTATTGGCTATCGTATTCGGCTTCCCGCGGGTCAAGCAGCCCCCCGCCGAGCACGCCGCCTGA
- a CDS encoding CPXCG motif-containing cysteine-rich protein, which translates to MQALEEATLACPHCGEAIVLLLDIASGTQAYIEDCQVCCQPIHVSLWIDPQADEYHVDLRREQD; encoded by the coding sequence TTGCAGGCCCTCGAAGAAGCTACCCTCGCCTGCCCGCATTGCGGCGAAGCCATCGTCCTACTACTGGACATCGCCAGCGGCACGCAGGCTTACATCGAAGATTGCCAGGTGTGCTGTCAGCCCATCCATGTGAGTCTGTGGATTGATCCGCAGGCAGACGAATACCACGTTGATCTGCGCCGCGAGCAGGACTGA
- a CDS encoding monovalent cation/H+ antiporter subunit D — protein MSHLPILPIFLSMVVGAALLLMRGSMDFKRGISLLATFAQLPLAIMLLLQASQGTLVYTLGNWAPPFGIVLVVDRLAALMLVITAVLACAALLYAVRGDDAAGRNFHPLFQFQLMGITGAFLTGDLFNLFVFFEILLIASYALLLHGVGSARVRAGLHYVLLNLTGSALFLIAVGTLYGVLGTLNMADLAVRISELPRTEQPLVGAAGMLLLVVFGLKTAVFPLYFWLPRAYAASSAPVAALFAIMTKVGLYSILRVYTLMFGEQADTLAQLVNGWLWPLALVTLVLGAVGALAAATLTGLIAYLVVVSVGTMLAGLAMGTPEALRATLFYLMHSTWITGALFLFAGVVQRVRGPRFAARLVAGPSLPRPMLLGGVFFLAAMSIVGMPPLSGFIGKLLLLSAAGTGELAAWLYPVVLGSGLLSLVALSRAGTTLFWRQTDVAASGEPVDGLRMTALLLLLLASPLLVVFAEPVLTYLAATADQLLQPQSYIDAVLPAHSEVIP, from the coding sequence ATGAGCCACTTGCCGATTCTGCCCATCTTTCTATCGATGGTCGTCGGGGCCGCGCTGCTGCTCATGCGCGGCAGTATGGATTTCAAGCGCGGCATCAGTTTGCTCGCGACCTTTGCCCAGCTGCCGTTGGCGATCATGTTGTTGCTGCAGGCCAGCCAAGGAACCCTGGTGTACACCCTGGGTAACTGGGCTCCACCGTTTGGCATAGTTCTGGTGGTGGATCGTCTGGCAGCGCTGATGCTGGTGATTACTGCCGTGCTCGCCTGCGCCGCGCTGCTGTATGCGGTGCGCGGCGATGATGCTGCAGGGCGCAACTTTCACCCGTTGTTTCAGTTTCAGTTGATGGGTATTACCGGTGCCTTTTTGACCGGCGACCTGTTCAACCTGTTCGTGTTTTTTGAAATTCTGCTGATCGCATCCTACGCGCTACTGTTGCATGGCGTTGGCTCGGCACGTGTCCGTGCGGGCCTGCATTATGTGCTGCTGAATCTGACCGGCTCGGCGCTGTTCCTGATTGCTGTGGGCACGCTGTACGGCGTGCTGGGCACCTTGAATATGGCCGACCTGGCAGTGCGCATCAGCGAGCTGCCCCGCACCGAGCAGCCGTTGGTGGGCGCTGCCGGTATGCTGTTGCTGGTCGTCTTTGGCCTCAAGACGGCGGTGTTTCCGCTGTATTTCTGGCTACCGCGCGCCTACGCAGCGTCCAGCGCGCCCGTGGCGGCGCTGTTCGCGATCATGACCAAGGTGGGCCTGTATTCGATATTGCGCGTCTATACCCTGATGTTTGGCGAGCAGGCGGATACCCTGGCGCAACTGGTCAACGGCTGGTTGTGGCCGTTGGCATTAGTAACCCTGGTACTGGGCGCGGTGGGTGCACTGGCGGCGGCGACTCTGACCGGGCTGATTGCGTACCTGGTGGTGGTGTCGGTGGGTACCATGCTGGCGGGGCTGGCCATGGGCACGCCGGAGGCGTTGCGTGCGACCCTGTTCTACCTGATGCACTCGACCTGGATTACCGGTGCACTTTTTCTATTTGCCGGCGTGGTGCAGCGGGTACGCGGGCCGCGTTTCGCTGCGCGGCTGGTCGCCGGCCCGAGCCTGCCTCGCCCTATGCTGCTGGGCGGCGTGTTTTTTCTCGCCGCGATGTCAATTGTCGGTATGCCGCCGCTGTCCGGTTTCATCGGCAAGCTGCTGCTGTTGAGCGCGGCTGGCACCGGTGAGTTGGCCGCCTGGTTGTATCCGGTGGTGCTTGGCAGCGGGCTGCTGAGTCTTGTTGCGCTGAGCCGCGCAGGTACCACCCTGTTCTGGCGGCAGACCGATGTGGCAGCCTCGGGCGAGCCGGTTGATGGGTTGCGCATGACCGCCTTGCTGTTGCTGCTGCTGGCCAGCCCATTGCTGGTGGTGTTCGCCGAGCCGGTGCTGACCTATCTGGCCGCCACGGCAGATCAGCTGCTGCAGCCCCAGAGTTATATTGACGCTGTGCTGCCCGCACACTCCGAGGTGATTCCATGA
- a CDS encoding putative signal transducing protein has protein sequence MQCIYRPLDLTEATLLQRMLADHHIDCHISGQYLQGAVGDLPAHDLIALWLSDEDAPRGSQLINDYLAASPLEAAGEQPDPDSRPS, from the coding sequence ATGCAGTGTATCTATCGCCCCCTCGATCTCACCGAGGCCACACTGTTGCAGCGCATGCTGGCCGACCATCACATCGACTGCCATATCAGCGGCCAGTACCTGCAAGGCGCTGTTGGCGACCTGCCAGCGCACGACCTGATTGCCCTGTGGCTCAGCGATGAAGACGCTCCGCGCGGCAGCCAGCTAATCAACGACTACCTGGCAGCCAGCCCGCTAGAGGCAGCCGGCGAGCAGCCTGACCCGGACTCTCGCCCTTCATGA
- a CDS encoding outer membrane lipoprotein, with protein sequence MNKQLMTTLLMSAVLVLSGCASSLTGDTYSREDARAPQIVRMGTVESVRPVKIEGTKTVVGPAAGAAIGGVAGNSVGGGSGRAIATIVGALAGGLAGAAAEEGVTRTQGVEITVTEDSGQTRAYVQEAQEGVNFAAGDRVRVMTVNGESRVVK encoded by the coding sequence ATGAACAAGCAACTGATGACAACTCTGCTGATGAGCGCTGTGCTGGTGCTGTCCGGCTGTGCGTCATCGCTGACCGGCGATACCTACAGCCGTGAAGATGCGCGCGCCCCGCAGATCGTGCGCATGGGCACTGTGGAGTCCGTTCGGCCGGTCAAGATCGAAGGCACCAAGACGGTGGTTGGACCTGCTGCCGGTGCTGCGATTGGCGGTGTTGCGGGTAACAGTGTGGGCGGCGGCAGTGGACGCGCGATCGCCACTATCGTTGGCGCCTTGGCCGGTGGTTTGGCCGGCGCGGCGGCGGAAGAGGGGGTTACGCGTACTCAGGGGGTGGAAATCACCGTCACCGAGGACTCCGGCCAGACCCGCGCCTACGTGCAGGAAGCACAGGAAGGCGTCAATTTTGCCGCGGGTGACCGGGTGCGGGTGATGACCGTAAACGGCGAGTCGCGGGTAGTTAAGTAA